One Erythrobacter aureus DNA segment encodes these proteins:
- a CDS encoding helix-turn-helix domain-containing protein: MSKIEPMLTSVESAREALGLGRTTLYSLINEGRLETVKLGRRTLVKVSSMKDLIEETEAVS; encoded by the coding sequence ATGTCAAAAATTGAACCGATGCTTACTTCGGTCGAAAGTGCTCGTGAGGCACTCGGTCTTGGGCGCACGACTCTTTATTCATTGATCAACGAAGGCCGCTTGGAAACAGTAAAGCTGGGCCGCCGTACGCTGGTGAAAGTGTCGAGTATGAAAGATCTGATCGAAGAGACAGAGGCCGTCTCATGA
- a CDS encoding tyrosine-type recombinase/integrase, whose amino-acid sequence MALTDVQIRQAKPRDKEYKLADGGGLYLLVRPSGSKLWKLKLRIKGLEQKLSFGTYPQISLKEARSRRDEAKLELARGGDPVQRRRNEKQTAMLSAGNRFEDVAEEFIAKREAEGLAPSTVKKAKWFLDLLRVGIGKRPIAEITPQDLLLVLKKVERQGKRESAKRARSFASRVFRYGVATGRCSADPAQPLQGALVAPVPKHYAAILEPEELGILLRAIEGFDGYPITKFALRITPHVFVRPGELRLAKWDEIDLEKSEWRIPAGRMKARRPHTVPLSRQVSAMFEELRSLLGNNGFVFRSLHARGRPMSENTVNQALRRLGYGGSEMTAHGFRSTASTLLNESGLWSADAIERSLAHQDVNAIRGIYHRGAHWDERVEMAQWWSDYLDELREG is encoded by the coding sequence ATGGCGCTGACCGATGTCCAAATTCGTCAAGCAAAACCGAGGGATAAGGAGTACAAGCTCGCCGATGGCGGTGGGTTGTACCTACTTGTACGGCCAAGCGGATCCAAGCTTTGGAAGTTGAAACTGCGAATCAAAGGCCTCGAGCAGAAACTCTCATTCGGTACCTATCCTCAGATCTCCCTGAAGGAAGCTCGATCAAGACGCGATGAGGCGAAGTTAGAATTAGCTCGTGGCGGTGATCCAGTTCAGCGTCGGCGCAATGAGAAGCAGACTGCAATGCTCAGTGCGGGGAACCGCTTTGAAGACGTTGCAGAGGAATTCATAGCTAAACGCGAAGCAGAGGGTCTCGCACCCTCCACCGTAAAAAAGGCAAAGTGGTTTCTCGACCTGCTCCGTGTGGGGATTGGCAAGAGGCCTATCGCTGAAATTACGCCCCAGGATCTGTTACTCGTCTTGAAGAAGGTCGAGCGCCAGGGAAAGCGAGAGAGCGCCAAACGAGCTCGCTCCTTTGCGAGCCGAGTATTCAGGTATGGAGTAGCAACTGGAAGGTGCAGTGCCGATCCCGCGCAACCTCTTCAAGGAGCGTTGGTAGCTCCTGTTCCGAAGCACTACGCAGCTATTCTAGAGCCAGAGGAACTAGGTATTTTGCTGAGGGCTATCGAAGGTTTCGATGGCTACCCGATCACGAAATTTGCCCTTAGGATCACACCACACGTTTTCGTTCGCCCGGGCGAACTAAGGCTAGCGAAATGGGATGAGATCGACCTTGAAAAATCCGAGTGGAGGATTCCGGCTGGGCGTATGAAGGCTCGCCGCCCGCACACGGTGCCGCTCTCGCGTCAGGTCTCAGCAATGTTCGAGGAGCTGCGTAGCCTGCTTGGTAATAACGGATTTGTGTTCCGATCCCTGCATGCTCGAGGCCGCCCAATGAGCGAAAACACAGTCAATCAGGCGCTCCGCAGGCTTGGTTATGGCGGTAGTGAAATGACGGCTCATGGTTTCCGCTCGACAGCCTCCACTTTGCTCAACGAGTCCGGTCTTTGGAGCGCGGATGCCATCGAACGGTCGCTGGCTCACCAAGACGTCAACGCTATCCGCGGGATCTATCACCGAGGGGCCCATTGGGACGAGAGGGTGGAGATGGCCCAGTGGTGGAGTGACTATCTCGATGAACTGCGTGAAGGGTAA
- a CDS encoding complex I NDUFA9 subunit family protein gives MAKSGALDGKLVVLMGGSGFIGNYVAQALLSRGARVRIASRNPEKAFKLKPLANLGQMQFARCDASDRQSVERCIVGADAVVNLVGAFDGDLYRLMGEAPGWMAEAAARQGASAFVHVSAIAAEPEEGTEIEYAGAKKLGEERVLAAFPKATILRPSILFGKDDNFINMFAGLISALPVLPVFAPDSKLQVVYVDDVAEAAVRALEDPGTHGGKTYELGGPEQLSMMEINQAIATAQNRNRSFLPMPDALSATFAALPGTPMGSDQWQLLKQGNVVSGDFPGFAKLGIEPKPLGLFLDKWMVRYRKHGRFNERLRA, from the coding sequence ATGGCTAAGAGCGGCGCTTTGGACGGCAAGCTGGTGGTGCTGATGGGTGGCAGCGGCTTCATCGGCAATTACGTGGCGCAAGCGCTGCTGTCGCGCGGCGCGCGGGTACGCATCGCCAGCCGAAACCCCGAAAAAGCATTCAAATTGAAGCCGCTCGCCAATCTCGGCCAGATGCAGTTTGCGCGCTGCGATGCGAGCGATCGCCAGTCGGTCGAGCGTTGCATTGTCGGCGCAGATGCGGTGGTCAATCTGGTCGGCGCCTTCGACGGCGATCTCTACCGTCTGATGGGCGAAGCACCCGGCTGGATGGCCGAGGCAGCCGCCAGGCAAGGCGCCAGCGCGTTCGTGCATGTCAGCGCGATCGCCGCCGAGCCCGAGGAGGGTACCGAAATCGAATATGCCGGGGCCAAAAAGCTCGGCGAAGAGCGCGTGCTGGCCGCCTTTCCCAAGGCGACCATCCTGCGCCCGAGCATCCTGTTCGGCAAGGACGACAATTTCATCAACATGTTCGCCGGGCTCATCTCCGCGCTGCCCGTCCTGCCGGTCTTCGCCCCCGATTCGAAGCTACAGGTGGTTTATGTCGACGATGTCGCCGAAGCAGCGGTACGCGCGCTCGAGGACCCGGGCACGCATGGCGGCAAGACTTACGAGCTGGGCGGACCCGAACAGCTCTCCATGATGGAAATCAATCAGGCCATTGCCACAGCGCAGAACCGTAATCGCAGCTTCCTGCCCATGCCTGATGCCCTGTCGGCAACCTTCGCAGCGCTGCCCGGCACACCGATGGGCAGCGACCAATGGCAACTGCTCAAGCAGGGCAACGTAGTCTCGGGCGATTTCCCTGGCTTTGCCAAGTTAGGGATCGAGCCCAAGCCGCTTGGCCTGTTCCTCGACAAGTGGATGGTCCGCTATCGCAAGCACGGCCGCTTCAACGAACGGCTGCGCGCCTGA
- a CDS encoding NfeD family protein — MDGVETYWVWLIVGLTLAMLEMVVPGVYLIWLAMAALGIAVLAFISAPPLALQIVAWVSLSLIFAFSAKRWLRDRPIVSSDPLLNNRAGRLVGETALVTQAIADGEGRVKVGDSEWIARGADAEAGTRVRITGSRGAELLVEPVALLADDSATED; from the coding sequence ATGGATGGCGTCGAAACCTATTGGGTCTGGCTGATCGTCGGCCTGACGCTGGCCATGTTGGAAATGGTGGTGCCCGGGGTTTACCTCATCTGGCTGGCGATGGCGGCGCTGGGGATCGCGGTGCTGGCCTTTATCTCCGCGCCGCCGCTGGCCTTGCAGATCGTCGCCTGGGTCTCGCTGTCGCTGATCTTTGCCTTTTCGGCCAAGCGCTGGCTGCGCGATCGCCCGATCGTCTCCTCCGATCCGCTGCTCAACAACCGCGCCGGGCGGCTGGTGGGCGAGACCGCGCTGGTGACGCAGGCGATCGCCGATGGGGAAGGGCGAGTAAAGGTGGGCGATAGCGAGTGGATCGCGCGCGGCGCCGACGCGGAGGCTGGCACGCGCGTCCGCATTACCGGCAGCAGGGGCGCGGAACTGCTGGTCGAGCCCGTGGCGCTGCTCGCGGACGACAGCGCCACCGAAGATTAG
- a CDS encoding SPFH domain-containing protein, with protein sequence MLGGSLVLILLVLLVVLFLIMGVRVVKQGFVYTIERLGKFTMAAEPGLHLIIPFIDRVGHKINMMEQVLDIPGQEIITKDNAMVGVDAVVFFQVLDAGKAAYEVSGLHNAILALTTTNLRTVMGSMDLDETLSKRDEINARLLSVVDHATSPWGIKITRVEIKDIRPPVDISEAMARQMKAERLKRAEILEAEGDKTSSILRAEGRKQSAILEAEGKREAQFRDAEARERAAEAEARATEMVSNAIASSGNQAINYFVAQEYTKAVGKFADSPNAKTILFPVEATQLIGSLGGIGELIKGTFDDVEGTVDTGSPIPPSRDPAPVRRPSVPRSRDS encoded by the coding sequence ATGCTGGGTGGTTCGCTAGTTCTGATATTGCTGGTGCTGCTGGTCGTGCTGTTCCTGATAATGGGCGTGCGCGTGGTGAAGCAGGGCTTCGTTTATACGATCGAGCGGCTGGGCAAGTTCACCATGGCGGCCGAACCGGGGCTGCACCTGATTATCCCGTTCATCGATCGCGTCGGGCACAAGATCAACATGATGGAACAGGTGCTCGATATTCCGGGTCAGGAAATCATCACGAAGGACAATGCCATGGTCGGCGTCGACGCGGTGGTGTTCTTTCAGGTGCTCGATGCGGGCAAGGCGGCCTATGAGGTGTCGGGCCTGCACAATGCGATCCTCGCGCTGACGACCACGAACCTGCGCACCGTCATGGGCTCGATGGATCTCGACGAGACGCTGTCGAAGCGCGACGAGATCAATGCCCGGCTGCTGAGCGTGGTCGATCATGCCACCTCGCCCTGGGGCATCAAGATCACCCGCGTCGAGATCAAGGACATCCGCCCGCCGGTCGATATCTCCGAGGCCATGGCGCGTCAGATGAAGGCCGAACGCCTGAAGCGCGCCGAAATCCTTGAGGCCGAAGGTGACAAGACCAGCTCGATCCTGCGCGCCGAAGGACGCAAGCAGTCCGCCATTCTCGAGGCGGAGGGCAAGCGCGAGGCCCAGTTCCGCGACGCCGAGGCGCGTGAGCGCGCGGCCGAAGCGGAAGCCAGGGCGACCGAGATGGTCTCCAATGCCATCGCTTCGTCGGGCAATCAGGCGATCAATTATTTCGTCGCGCAGGAATACACCAAGGCGGTAGGGAAATTCGCGGACAGTCCCAATGCCAAGACAATTCTGTTCCCGGTCGAAGCGACGCAACTCATCGGCTCGCTCGGCGGGATCGGCGAGCTGATCAAGGGCACGTTCGACGATGTCGAGGGCACGGTCGATACCGGCAGCCCGATCCCTCCGAGCCGCGATCCGGCGCCCGTGCGGCGGCCCAGCGTGCCGCGCTCGCGCGATAGCTAG
- a CDS encoding PQQ-dependent dehydrogenase, methanol/ethanol family, with the protein MATNENTEGGIDNVRLVNAGDDPANWITHGKTYSEQRYSPLDQINRETVGELGLAWSADMDTARGQEATPLVMDGKLYVTSAWSKVFAFDAATGAPLWSYDPQVPGETGVKVCCDVVNRGLAAWGEHLFLGTLDGRLVALDRETGDVAWEKVTVDQSQSYSITGAPRVIDGKVLIGNGGAEFGVRGYIAAYDAEDGDELWRFYTVPGDEGENAPEYLKAAAKTWSGDVLGSESGIGGGGTVWDSMAYDPELDLLYFGVGNGSPWNRAYRSPGADGAGDGDNLYLSSIVAIRPDTGEYVWHYQTTPGETWDYTATQHIVLADMEIDGRTRQVLMQAPKNGFFYVLDRATGEFISAEPYIPLNWATGMDENGRPIENPETRVDVTGQPALVMPGPLGGHNWHPMAYHPGENLVYIPAFEAAMLYAPQSDWKPDRKRGFNIGFDMGAGDLPPDMGFRREVQGTIKGKLLAWDPVNQEAKWTVEHPGPWNGGVLATGGGLVFQGNSGSEFSAYDSSTGNKLWSFAAQTGVVAPPITYTVNGEQYVAVLAGWGGAFALTADGTLIDQMHPVRNISRLLVFKIGGTAELPAEPALAAAPLDPPPSRASAATIELGREKYARYCSVCHAPGAVGSTVLPDLRRSGALDNRQAWQQIVHEGALQGNGMASFEGSLTPEEIEAIRAYVIRRANEDKEMENARAANRVARR; encoded by the coding sequence ATGGCGACGAACGAAAATACCGAAGGCGGGATCGATAATGTCCGTCTGGTCAATGCGGGCGACGATCCAGCCAACTGGATCACGCACGGCAAGACCTATTCCGAACAGCGCTATTCCCCACTCGACCAGATCAACCGCGAGACTGTCGGCGAACTGGGGCTCGCCTGGTCCGCCGATATGGACACCGCGCGCGGACAGGAAGCGACGCCGCTGGTGATGGACGGCAAGCTCTACGTCACCAGCGCATGGAGCAAGGTTTTTGCCTTCGACGCCGCCACCGGCGCGCCGCTGTGGAGCTACGATCCACAAGTTCCCGGCGAGACCGGCGTGAAGGTCTGCTGCGATGTCGTAAACCGCGGACTGGCGGCGTGGGGCGAGCATCTTTTCCTCGGCACGCTCGACGGGCGACTGGTCGCGCTCGACCGCGAGACGGGCGACGTCGCTTGGGAAAAGGTCACCGTCGACCAATCGCAAAGCTATTCGATCACCGGCGCACCGCGCGTGATCGACGGCAAGGTGCTGATCGGCAATGGCGGCGCCGAATTCGGCGTGCGCGGCTATATCGCTGCCTATGACGCCGAGGATGGCGACGAGCTGTGGCGGTTCTACACTGTGCCGGGCGACGAGGGCGAGAACGCGCCCGAATATCTGAAAGCCGCCGCCAAGACCTGGAGCGGCGATGTGCTGGGCAGCGAGAGCGGCATCGGCGGGGGCGGCACGGTGTGGGATTCGATGGCCTACGATCCCGAACTCGACCTGCTCTATTTCGGCGTCGGCAACGGTAGCCCGTGGAACCGCGCCTATCGCAGCCCCGGCGCAGACGGCGCGGGCGACGGCGACAATCTCTACCTTTCCAGCATTGTGGCGATCCGTCCCGACACCGGCGAATATGTCTGGCACTACCAGACCACACCGGGCGAGACCTGGGACTACACCGCGACGCAGCACATCGTGCTCGCCGACATGGAGATCGACGGGCGGACACGGCAGGTGTTGATGCAGGCGCCCAAGAACGGGTTCTTCTACGTGCTCGACCGCGCGACCGGTGAGTTTATCAGCGCCGAGCCCTATATTCCGCTCAACTGGGCGACAGGCATGGACGAAAACGGTCGCCCGATCGAAAACCCCGAAACGCGCGTGGACGTGACCGGCCAGCCCGCGCTGGTCATGCCCGGCCCGCTGGGCGGGCACAATTGGCACCCGATGGCCTACCATCCGGGCGAAAACCTCGTCTACATCCCGGCCTTCGAAGCGGCGATGCTCTATGCTCCGCAATCGGACTGGAAGCCCGATCGCAAACGCGGCTTCAATATCGGCTTCGACATGGGTGCCGGCGATCTGCCGCCCGATATGGGCTTCCGCCGCGAAGTGCAGGGCACCATCAAGGGCAAGCTGCTGGCCTGGGACCCGGTCAACCAGGAGGCCAAGTGGACGGTCGAGCATCCCGGCCCGTGGAACGGCGGCGTGCTGGCGACCGGCGGGGGCCTTGTCTTCCAGGGCAATTCGGGCAGCGAATTTTCCGCCTATGACAGCTCCACCGGCAACAAATTGTGGAGCTTCGCCGCGCAGACCGGCGTGGTCGCTCCGCCGATCACCTACACCGTGAACGGCGAGCAATATGTCGCCGTGCTGGCAGGCTGGGGCGGTGCTTTCGCTCTCACCGCCGACGGCACACTGATCGACCAGATGCATCCGGTGCGAAACATCAGCCGCCTGCTCGTGTTCAAGATCGGCGGCACGGCCGAACTTCCGGCCGAACCCGCGCTTGCGGCAGCCCCGCTCGATCCTCCGCCGAGCCGTGCGAGCGCCGCCACGATCGAGTTGGGGCGCGAGAAATACGCGCGCTATTGCTCGGTCTGTCATGCGCCGGGCGCGGTGGGTTCGACCGTGCTACCCGACCTACGTCGCTCGGGTGCGCTCGACAACCGGCAGGCCTGGCAGCAGATCGTCCACGAAGGGGCGCTGCAGGGCAACGGCATGGCCAGTTTCGAGGGCTCGCTGACGCCTGAAGAAATCGAGGCGATCCGCGCCTATGTGATAAGGCGCGCCAATGAGGACAAGGAAATGGAGAACGCCCGCGCGGCCAATCGCGTCGCGCGGCGCTGA
- the purU gene encoding formyltetrahydrofolate deformylase: MTQPLVLTLSCTDRPGITARVTTFLFERGGNILEAQQFNDRASDAFFMRVEFDPGDTSRETIRAEFAPLADEYSMDWKLALRDRPRRVLIMVSKFDHCLADLLYRWRIGELPMEPVAIVSNHPREAIEHTHLGDIPFLHLPITRETKAQQEAQVRTIAEDTDAELIVLARYMQILSDEQAAHFAGRCINIHHSFLPGFKGAKPYHQAYERGVKMIGASAHYVTADLDEGPIIHQDAESIGHADTPDELVRKGRDIESRVLAEAVRLHLEERVLLNGQRTVVFSG; the protein is encoded by the coding sequence ATGACACAACCGCTGGTCCTCACACTGTCCTGCACCGACCGCCCGGGAATCACCGCGCGCGTCACAACCTTCCTGTTCGAGCGAGGCGGCAATATCCTCGAGGCGCAACAGTTCAATGACCGCGCCAGCGATGCCTTCTTCATGCGCGTCGAATTCGATCCTGGCGACACCTCGCGCGAGACGATCCGCGCCGAGTTCGCGCCGCTTGCCGACGAGTATTCGATGGACTGGAAGCTCGCGCTGCGCGACCGCCCGCGCCGTGTGCTGATCATGGTCAGCAAGTTCGACCACTGCCTCGCCGACCTGCTCTACCGCTGGCGTATCGGCGAACTGCCGATGGAGCCGGTGGCGATTGTTTCCAATCATCCGCGCGAGGCGATCGAACACACGCATCTCGGCGACATCCCTTTCCTCCACCTGCCGATCACGCGCGAGACCAAGGCCCAACAGGAAGCGCAGGTGAGAACCATCGCCGAGGACACCGACGCGGAACTGATCGTCCTGGCGCGCTACATGCAGATCCTCTCGGATGAACAGGCGGCCCATTTCGCCGGGCGCTGCATCAACATCCACCACAGTTTCCTGCCGGGGTTCAAAGGCGCCAAGCCCTATCACCAGGCCTATGAGCGCGGGGTCAAGATGATTGGGGCGAGCGCGCATTACGTCACAGCCGACCTCGACGAGGGGCCGATCATTCACCAGGACGCGGAAAGCATCGGCCATGCCGACACGCCCGACGAACTTGTTCGCAAGGGCCGCGATATCGAGAGCCGCGTGCTGGCCGAGGCTGTGCGGCTTCACCTGGAGGAGCGTGTGCTCCTCAACGGTCAGCGCACGGTGGTCTTCAGCGGCTGA
- a CDS encoding NAD(P)H-dependent flavin oxidoreductase, whose amino-acid sequence MNDYPKTARLMQRGADFLGSETAILCGAMSWVSERNLVSAISNAGGFGVIACGAMTPELLETEIAETQKLTDKPFGVNLITMHPQLFDLIEVCDKAGVSHVVLAGGIPPKGSVEAIKGGDHPAKVICFAPTLALAKKLLRSGADALVIEGMEAGGHIGPVSTSVLAQEMLPELAEDHLIFVAGGIGRGQAIAGYLEMGAAGVQLGTRFACACESIAHPDFKKAFFRASARDAIASVQVDPRLPVIPVRALKNKGTEEFTAKQREVAAILDREDIAMAEAQLQIEHYWAGALRRAVIDGDVENGSLMAGQSVGMLKEEEPVAVIIGKLMAQSEEALTRR is encoded by the coding sequence ATGAACGACTATCCCAAGACCGCCCGCCTGATGCAGCGCGGCGCAGATTTTCTCGGCAGCGAAACCGCTATCCTGTGCGGCGCGATGAGCTGGGTGTCCGAACGCAATCTGGTTTCGGCCATTTCCAATGCGGGCGGCTTCGGCGTGATTGCCTGCGGAGCGATGACGCCCGAGCTGCTCGAGACAGAAATTGCCGAGACGCAAAAGCTGACCGACAAACCTTTCGGCGTGAACCTCATCACCATGCATCCTCAGCTTTTCGACCTTATCGAGGTCTGCGATAAGGCTGGTGTGAGCCATGTCGTGCTGGCCGGGGGCATCCCGCCCAAGGGTAGTGTCGAGGCGATCAAGGGCGGCGACCATCCGGCCAAGGTCATCTGTTTCGCACCAACCCTGGCGCTGGCGAAGAAGCTGCTGCGCTCGGGCGCCGACGCGCTGGTAATCGAGGGCATGGAAGCAGGCGGCCATATCGGCCCGGTTTCGACCAGCGTGCTGGCGCAGGAAATGCTCCCCGAACTGGCCGAGGATCACCTGATCTTCGTCGCTGGCGGTATCGGTCGCGGACAAGCCATTGCGGGCTACCTCGAAATGGGCGCGGCGGGCGTCCAGCTCGGCACGCGCTTCGCCTGCGCGTGCGAGAGCATCGCCCATCCGGACTTCAAGAAAGCCTTCTTTCGCGCCAGTGCCCGCGATGCGATTGCCAGCGTCCAGGTCGACCCGCGCCTGCCGGTAATCCCGGTGCGCGCGCTCAAGAACAAGGGCACCGAAGAGTTTACCGCCAAGCAGCGCGAAGTCGCCGCGATCCTCGACCGCGAGGACATCGCGATGGCCGAGGCCCAATTGCAGATCGAGCATTACTGGGCTGGCGCGCTCCGCCGCGCGGTTATCGATGGCGATGTCGAAAATGGCAGCCTGATGGCAGGTCAGTCTGTCGGCATGCTCAAGGAAGAAGAGCCGGTCGCGGTCATCATCGGCAAGCTGATGGCGCAAAGCGAGGAAGCGCTTACCCGGCGCTGA
- the purT gene encoding formate-dependent phosphoribosylglycinamide formyltransferase, whose translation MSHTARILLLGSGELGREFVISAKRLGAYVIACDSYDHAPAMQLADAREVFSMLDGEKLREAAEKHRPDYIVPEIEAIRTSVLAELEEEGFTVVPSARAAQLTMNRDAIRDLAANELGLVTSKYRYAKNLEEVRAAAKHTGFPCVIKPVMSSSGKGQSTVRREEDLEAAWDYAHANMRGDRQRVIVEQFVDFDYEITLLTVRHRGGVTFCPPIGHRQERGDYQESWQPTPMSDAAIARAQEMAKTVVDDLGGYGLFGVEFFVKGEEVIFSELSPRPHDTGMVTLVSQNLTEFDLHARAVMGLPIPAELRARPAASAVILAERDSASLSYECLAEAMADGADLRIFAKPTSRPYRRMGVALASAGDTDEARRKARDAAHRVRIVYGD comes from the coding sequence GTGAGCCACACTGCGAGAATCCTTCTGCTCGGTTCGGGCGAGCTGGGGCGCGAATTCGTGATCTCGGCCAAGCGGCTCGGGGCCTATGTGATCGCCTGCGATTCCTATGACCACGCGCCTGCGATGCAGCTTGCCGATGCGCGCGAAGTGTTCTCCATGCTCGATGGCGAGAAGCTGCGCGAGGCGGCCGAGAAGCACCGGCCCGACTATATCGTGCCCGAAATCGAGGCGATCCGAACCTCGGTGCTGGCCGAACTGGAGGAGGAGGGCTTTACCGTCGTCCCCTCGGCGCGGGCGGCGCAGCTGACGATGAACCGCGATGCCATCCGCGACCTCGCGGCGAACGAGCTGGGCCTCGTCACCTCGAAATACCGCTATGCCAAGAACCTGGAAGAGGTGAGGGCCGCTGCGAAGCACACCGGGTTTCCCTGTGTGATCAAGCCGGTCATGTCGTCGAGCGGCAAGGGCCAGTCGACCGTGCGCCGCGAAGAGGATTTGGAGGCGGCCTGGGACTATGCTCACGCCAATATGCGCGGCGACCGGCAGCGGGTAATCGTCGAGCAATTTGTCGATTTCGACTACGAAATCACTCTGTTGACCGTGCGGCACCGAGGCGGCGTCACCTTCTGCCCGCCCATCGGCCACCGGCAGGAGCGCGGCGATTATCAGGAAAGCTGGCAGCCGACGCCCATGTCCGATGCCGCGATCGCCAGGGCGCAGGAAATGGCGAAAACGGTGGTCGACGATCTGGGCGGCTATGGCCTGTTCGGGGTCGAGTTCTTCGTGAAGGGCGAGGAGGTGATCTTCTCCGAGCTTTCGCCGCGTCCGCACGATACCGGCATGGTGACGCTGGTCAGCCAGAATCTGACCGAATTCGATCTCCACGCCCGCGCGGTGATGGGCCTGCCGATCCCTGCAGAGTTGCGCGCGCGCCCCGCCGCCAGCGCCGTCATCCTTGCCGAGCGCGACAGCGCCAGCCTGTCCTATGAATGCCTCGCCGAAGCCATGGCCGATGGCGCCGATTTGCGCATCTTCGCCAAGCCGACCAGCCGCCCCTACCGCCGCATGGGTGTGGCACTGGCGAGCGCAGGCGATACCGACGAGGCCCGTCGCAAGGCGCGCGATGCGGCGCACCGGGTGCGGATCGTCTATGGCGATTGA
- a CDS encoding aspartate kinase — protein sequence MARIVMKFGGTSMAGTERIRRVANIVRKQAARGHEVAVVVSAMAGETDRLVNFCREANALYDPAEYDVVVASGEQVTSGLLALTLQSLGCKARSWLGWQLPVRTVESHSKARVETIDSPALIEALEAGEIAVIPGFQGVSELNRITTMGRGGSDTSAVAVAAAIKADRCDIYTDVDGVYTTDPRIVAKAKKQKAVTYEEMLELASVGAKVLQTRSVGLAMKEGVRVQVLSSFVGEDAIPADEYPGTMIVSEEEMNELVEKGDMERQHVTGIAHDKNEAKVILTRVPDKPGAVAHIFEPLAAASINVDMIIQNVGRDKGETDVTFTVPQADLARAQALLEDKREDIGYNRLITDSKIAKISVVGVGMKSHAGVASTMFSALADRGINIQAITTSEIKVSVLIDEDETELAVRVLHTAYGLDAADEAA from the coding sequence TTGGCCCGTATCGTGATGAAATTCGGCGGCACCTCCATGGCGGGGACCGAGCGCATTCGGCGCGTGGCGAATATCGTGCGCAAACAGGCGGCGCGCGGGCACGAGGTCGCGGTGGTGGTTTCCGCAATGGCGGGCGAGACCGATCGGCTGGTCAATTTCTGCCGCGAGGCCAATGCGCTCTACGATCCGGCGGAATACGACGTGGTCGTCGCCAGCGGTGAGCAGGTGACCAGCGGTCTGCTGGCGCTCACACTGCAATCGCTGGGCTGCAAGGCGCGCAGTTGGCTCGGCTGGCAACTGCCCGTGCGCACGGTCGAAAGCCATTCCAAAGCGCGTGTCGAGACGATCGATTCCCCGGCACTGATCGAAGCGCTTGAAGCAGGCGAGATCGCCGTCATTCCCGGGTTCCAGGGTGTCTCCGAACTGAACCGTATCACCACCATGGGGCGTGGTGGGTCGGACACATCGGCGGTGGCCGTTGCGGCGGCGATCAAGGCCGATCGCTGCGACATCTACACCGACGTCGACGGCGTCTACACCACCGACCCGCGCATCGTCGCCAAGGCGAAGAAGCAGAAGGCGGTGACCTATGAAGAAATGCTCGAGCTCGCGAGCGTGGGGGCCAAAGTGCTCCAGACGCGCTCGGTCGGGCTTGCGATGAAAGAGGGCGTGCGCGTGCAGGTTCTCTCAAGCTTCGTCGGCGAGGATGCCATCCCTGCCGACGAATACCCCGGCACGATGATCGTGTCGGAGGAAGAAATGAACGAACTGGTGGAGAAGGGCGATATGGAACGCCAGCACGTGACCGGCATCGCGCATGACAAGAACGAGGCCAAGGTGATCCTCACCCGCGTGCCCGACAAGCCCGGCGCGGTGGCCCATATCTTCGAGCCCCTGGCAGCGGCCAGCATCAATGTCGATATGATCATCCAGAACGTCGGCCGCGACAAGGGTGAGACCGACGTGACCTTTACCGTTCCGCAGGCCGACCTCGCGCGTGCGCAGGCGCTGCTTGAGGATAAGCGCGAGGATATCGGTTACAACCGCCTGATTACCGACAGCAAGATCGCCAAGATCAGCGTCGTCGGCGTGGGGATGAAAAGCCATGCGGGCGTCGCCAGCACGATGTTCTCTGCCCTGGCCGATCGCGGGATCAACATCCAGGCGATCACCACCAGCGAGATCAAGGTCAGCGTGCTGATCGACGAGGACGAAACCGAACTGGCGGTTCGCGTGCTGCACACAGCATATGGCTTGGATGCCGCGGACGAGGCGGCGTGA